The following are from one region of the Oncorhynchus masou masou isolate Uvic2021 chromosome 24, UVic_Omas_1.1, whole genome shotgun sequence genome:
- the LOC135511760 gene encoding barH-like 2 homeobox protein, with protein MESSSGSNFGIDTILSNPTNSVNPALMNGDFRLGDSRTADFSRSQVTPSPSCSDIDTVGTAPSSPISVTMEHAEPHLLQDSLPHHHHHHHLQPGSLQLSPQQQQLGAGAGCAPRSATSSFLIKDILGDSKPLAACAPYSTSVPSPHHIPKPESARDSGDGFRAKLEQDENRSKLDKREDMEMKCNGTKEENEREISSSRDSPQSRSKKPRKARTAFSDHQLNQLERSFERQKYLSVQDRMDLAAALNLTDTQVKTWYQNRRTKWKRQTAVGLELLAEAGNYSALQRMFPSPYFYHPSLLGTMDSTTAAAAAAAMYSSMYRTPQQPHPGLQRPLVPRVLIHGLGPGGQPALNPLGNPMPGTQHQR; from the exons ATGGAATCCTCCAGCGGTTCTAACTTTGGAATAGACACTATTTTATCCAACCCTACTAATTCTGTTAACCCTGCGCTAATGAACGGAGATTTCCGCCTCGGTGACAGCAGGACAGCGGATTTCAGTCGGAGCCAGGTCACCCCGTCCCCGTCATGTTCGGACATAGATACGGTGGGAACGGCCCCCTCTTCCCCAATCTCCGTCACCATGGAGCACGCCGAGCCGCATCTGCTCCAAGACAGCTTaccgcaccaccaccaccaccaccacctgcagCCAGGGAGTTTGCAGCTATCGCCCCAGCAACAACAGCTAGGGGCTGGAGCCGGTTGTGCCCCCAGGTCTGCCACCTCTTCGTTTCTAATCAAAGACATTTTAGGCGACAGTAAACCTCTAGCAGCGTGCGCACCTTACAGCACCAGCGTACCGTCACCCCATCACATCCCCAAACCAGAGAGTGCCAGGGACAGTGGGGACGGCTTCAGGGCCAAGTTGGAACAAGATGAAAACAGAAGCAAGTTGGACAAAAGAGAGGATATGGAAATGAAATGCAacg GAACAAAAGAAGAGAATGAACGGGAAATTTCAAGTAGCAGAGATAGTCCTCAATCACGGTCAAAAAAACCTCGCAAAGCACGGACGGCCTTTTCAGACCACCAACTCAACCAGTTAGAGCGAAGCTTCGAGCGCCAAAAATACCTCAGCGTGCAGGATCGCATGGACCTCGCGGCAGCACTCAACCTGACCGACACACAAGTAAAAACCTGGTACCAAAACCGACG GACGAAGTGGAAAAGACAGACAGCGGTCGGATTAGAGCTACTGGCTGAAGCCGGAAATTATTCCGCCTTACAAAGAATGTTCCCGTCGCCCTATTTCTACCACCCGAGCTTGTTGGGTACCATGGACAGCACAACAGCAGCCGCCGCAGCCGCAGCAATGTACAGTAGTATGTACCGGACTCCGCAGCAACCACATCCCGGTCTCCAGAGACCCCTTGTCCCGAGAGTACTCATCCATGGCCTTGGGCCGGGGGGCCAACCGGCATTGAACCCGCTGGGTAACCCCATGCCCGGCACGCAGCATCAGCGGTAG